A genome region from Solirubrobacter pauli includes the following:
- a CDS encoding carboxylate-amine ligase produces the protein MEPKFSGPAYTVGIEEELMILDPDSYALVNAIDDLLEESPDGAIKPELMESVLEISTNPCADVREAGVALRSLRRQVRDTADKKGLVIGSAGTHPLARWEDQRITAAPRYRDLVQELRFVARQEIIFGLHVHIGLDDADKAIHVANGMRVHVPILLALSANSPYWRGDDTGLASTRMPIFRAFPRVGIPPYYDGWDDYEQRIAFMVDTGVMEDYTWLWYDVRPHPNFGTVEIRAMDAQTHVEHTLGLAALIQAMVKELAEHFDAGKQLTAYPHEMLDENKWLASRHGLDGELVDLPDRSTVPTKALAQRLLDRLREHAQDLGSADALDGVSDLLERGNGASRQRKVFEANRDFTELLQDIVEASGS, from the coding sequence ATGGAGCCGAAGTTCAGCGGGCCCGCCTACACGGTCGGCATCGAGGAAGAGCTGATGATCCTCGATCCCGACTCCTATGCGCTGGTCAACGCCATCGACGACCTGCTGGAGGAGTCGCCGGACGGCGCCATCAAGCCGGAGTTGATGGAGTCCGTCCTCGAGATCTCGACCAACCCGTGCGCGGACGTGCGCGAGGCGGGTGTCGCGCTGCGTTCACTGCGACGTCAGGTTCGAGACACCGCGGACAAGAAGGGCCTCGTCATCGGCTCGGCGGGAACGCACCCGCTCGCGCGCTGGGAGGACCAGCGGATCACGGCCGCGCCGCGCTACCGCGACCTCGTCCAGGAGCTGCGCTTCGTCGCGCGCCAGGAGATCATCTTCGGCCTCCACGTCCACATCGGGCTCGACGACGCCGACAAGGCCATCCACGTCGCCAACGGCATGCGCGTGCACGTGCCGATCCTGCTCGCGCTGAGCGCCAACTCGCCCTACTGGCGCGGCGACGACACCGGCCTCGCCTCCACGCGGATGCCGATCTTCCGCGCCTTCCCGCGCGTGGGCATCCCGCCGTACTACGACGGCTGGGACGACTACGAGCAGCGGATCGCGTTCATGGTCGACACCGGGGTGATGGAGGACTACACCTGGCTCTGGTACGACGTGCGTCCGCATCCGAACTTCGGCACGGTCGAGATCCGGGCGATGGACGCGCAGACCCACGTCGAGCACACGCTCGGCCTCGCGGCGCTCATCCAGGCGATGGTCAAGGAGCTCGCCGAGCACTTCGACGCCGGCAAGCAGCTCACCGCCTACCCGCATGAGATGCTCGACGAGAACAAGTGGCTCGCCTCGCGGCACGGGCTCGACGGCGAGCTGGTCGACCTCCCGGACCGCTCGACGGTGCCGACGAAGGCCCTGGCGCAGCGGCTCCTGGACCGGCTCCGCGAGCACGCGCAGGACCTCGGGTCGGCGGACGCGCTGGACGGCGTCAGCGACCTCCTGGAGCGCGGCAACGGCGCCTCGCGGCAGCGCAAGGTGTTCGAGGCGAACCGCGACTTCACCGAGCTCTTGCAGGACATCGTCGAGGCCAGCGGCTCGTAG
- a CDS encoding 2-deoxy-5-keto-D-gluconate 6-phosphate aldolase domain-containing protein — protein sequence MALGYDGKLYILAFDHRGSFQKKMFGIEGDPTPEETATIVDAKQLIYEGMEKAVKAGLDAKSAGVLVDEQFGGTIPETSKKHGLSLTMPAEKSGVDEFQFEYGEDFPAHIEKYDLLATKVLVRFNPDGDAEMNQRQTARLKELADWLHANDRLFLFELLVPAEPAQLESVGGDADRYDAELRPELMRRAIEHFQNEGVEVDIWKIEGVDTREDAQMLAEQTRKGEGRDNVKTVLLGRGASNDKVDQWLQAAAPVEGFIGFAIGRSIWWNPLKAYLDGGDREEQSQAIADNYLRFIKVYDEASSSVSA from the coding sequence ATGGCCCTCGGTTACGACGGGAAGCTGTACATCTTGGCCTTCGATCACCGAGGGTCGTTCCAGAAGAAGATGTTCGGGATCGAGGGTGACCCCACGCCCGAAGAGACCGCGACGATCGTCGACGCGAAGCAGCTGATCTACGAAGGCATGGAGAAGGCCGTCAAGGCCGGTCTCGACGCCAAGTCCGCGGGCGTGCTCGTCGACGAGCAGTTCGGCGGCACGATCCCGGAGACCAGCAAGAAGCACGGCCTGTCGCTCACGATGCCGGCCGAGAAGTCGGGCGTCGACGAGTTCCAGTTCGAGTACGGCGAGGACTTCCCCGCCCACATCGAGAAGTACGACCTGCTCGCCACCAAGGTGCTGGTGCGCTTCAACCCGGACGGCGACGCCGAGATGAACCAGCGTCAGACCGCCCGCCTGAAGGAGCTCGCGGACTGGCTGCACGCCAACGACCGCCTGTTCCTCTTCGAGCTGCTCGTGCCGGCCGAGCCGGCCCAGCTGGAGTCCGTCGGCGGCGACGCCGACCGCTACGACGCCGAGCTGCGCCCGGAGCTGATGCGCCGCGCGATCGAGCACTTCCAGAACGAGGGCGTCGAGGTCGACATCTGGAAGATCGAGGGCGTCGACACCCGCGAGGACGCGCAGATGCTCGCCGAGCAGACCCGCAAGGGCGAGGGCCGCGACAACGTCAAGACCGTCCTCCTCGGCCGTGGCGCCTCCAACGACAAGGTCGACCAGTGGCTGCAGGCCGCCGCGCCGGTCGAGGGCTTCATCGGCTTCGCCATCGGCCGCTCGATCTGGTGGAACCCGCTGAAGGCCTACCTCGACGGTGGCGACCGCGAGGAGCAGTCGCAGGCGATCGCCGACAACTACCTGCGCTTCATCAAGGTCTACGACGAGGCTTCCTCGTCGGTCAGCGCCTAG
- a CDS encoding NAD-dependent malic enzyme has translation MSSLQAPAGLQPSASYSFTMRIELRQLPGAFASVAHAVGAEGAILGAIDLVRVDQRGVIRDVTVACVDAAHGERVVAAVRALDGIKVVSVSDRTFLMHKGGKIEVRPKVPIKTRDDLSMAYTPGVARVSSAIAADPESAWTLTIKGHTVAVVSDGTAVLGLGDIGPEAAMPVMEGKAMLFKDLGGVDAFPLCVNTKDVDEIVKLVQQVSPAFGGINLEDISAPRCFEIERRLKETLDIPVFHDDQHGTAVVVLAALLNALRVVGKRAEDVNVVVVGAGAAGLACAKIILEHGVNDLISCDINGILHPDREDLEGELAAMAARSNKRGLKGTADDALAGADVVVGVSAPGAFSPDAVKTMAKDAIVFAMANPTPEVQPEDCWQHVAIMATGRSDYPNQINNVLAFPGIFRGALDVRARGIDEAMKLAAARAIAAVIPEEELGPEYIVPSVFNRAVAPAVAAAVAAAAIESGIARRERLPVQGAPPTEEMKLPGF, from the coding sequence ATGTCCAGCCTGCAGGCGCCGGCGGGCCTCCAGCCCTCAGCCTCCTACTCCTTCACGATGCGCATCGAGCTGCGCCAGTTGCCGGGGGCGTTCGCCTCCGTCGCGCACGCGGTCGGCGCCGAGGGCGCGATCCTCGGGGCGATCGACCTCGTCCGCGTCGACCAGCGCGGCGTGATCCGCGACGTCACCGTCGCCTGCGTGGACGCCGCGCACGGCGAGCGCGTCGTCGCGGCCGTGCGCGCGCTCGACGGGATCAAGGTCGTCAGCGTCTCGGACCGCACGTTCCTGATGCACAAGGGCGGCAAGATCGAGGTCCGCCCGAAGGTGCCGATCAAGACCCGCGACGACCTCTCGATGGCCTACACGCCGGGCGTGGCGCGCGTCTCGTCCGCGATCGCCGCCGACCCTGAGTCGGCCTGGACGCTGACGATCAAGGGCCACACGGTCGCGGTCGTCTCCGACGGCACCGCCGTGCTCGGGCTGGGGGACATCGGCCCGGAGGCGGCCATGCCGGTCATGGAGGGCAAGGCGATGCTCTTCAAGGACCTCGGCGGCGTCGACGCGTTCCCGCTGTGCGTCAACACCAAGGACGTCGACGAGATCGTCAAGCTCGTCCAGCAGGTCTCGCCCGCCTTCGGCGGCATCAACCTCGAGGACATCTCGGCGCCGCGCTGCTTCGAGATCGAGCGCCGGCTGAAGGAGACGCTCGACATCCCCGTCTTCCACGACGACCAGCACGGCACCGCCGTGGTCGTCCTGGCGGCGCTGCTGAACGCGCTGCGGGTGGTCGGCAAGCGCGCCGAGGACGTCAACGTCGTCGTGGTCGGCGCGGGCGCGGCGGGACTGGCGTGCGCGAAGATCATCCTCGAGCACGGCGTCAACGACCTGATCTCGTGCGACATCAACGGCATCCTGCACCCGGACCGCGAGGACCTGGAGGGCGAGCTGGCGGCGATGGCGGCGCGCTCGAACAAGCGCGGCCTGAAGGGCACGGCCGACGACGCGCTCGCCGGCGCCGACGTCGTGGTCGGGGTCTCGGCCCCGGGCGCGTTCAGCCCGGACGCGGTGAAGACGATGGCCAAGGACGCGATCGTGTTCGCGATGGCCAACCCGACGCCCGAGGTGCAGCCCGAGGACTGCTGGCAGCACGTGGCGATCATGGCCACGGGCCGCAGCGACTACCCGAACCAGATCAACAACGTGCTGGCCTTCCCGGGCATCTTCCGCGGCGCGCTGGACGTGCGGGCGCGCGGGATCGACGAGGCGATGAAGCTGGCCGCGGCGCGGGCGATCGCGGCGGTGATCCCGGAGGAGGAGCTCGGGCCGGAGTACATCGTGCCGAGCGTGTTCAACCGGGCGGTGGCGCCGGCCGTCGCCGCGGCGGTGGCCGCCGCGGCGATCGAGTCGGGCATCGCCCGCCGTGAGCGGCTCCCGGTGCAGGGAGCGCCGCCCACGGAGGAGATGAAGCTCCCGGGCTTCTAG
- the csrA gene encoding carbon storage regulator CsrA has translation MLVLTRKSNQSIMIGDDIEVSVLSIMGEKVRIGIQAPRDIPVFRKEVYLEIQQENVAAGASARAEVDDALKRLSANK, from the coding sequence ATGCTGGTACTGACACGTAAGTCCAACCAGTCGATCATGATCGGCGACGACATCGAGGTCTCCGTCCTGTCGATCATGGGCGAGAAGGTCCGCATCGGCATCCAGGCCCCTCGGGACATCCCGGTGTTCCGCAAGGAGGTCTACCTGGAGATCCAGCAGGAGAACGTGGCGGCGGGCGCGAGCGCGCGTGCCGAGGTGGACGACGCCCTCAAGCGTCTCAGCGCGAACAAATAG
- a CDS encoding FtsB family cell division protein has product MPPRRSLGIRWDRLGRWALLGVFALVLYLYIGPALTWISTYKEASRQREAVAELRAENERLEQRKAELKEPGAIEREARRLGMVKAGERAYIVEGLK; this is encoded by the coding sequence ATGCCTCCCCGCCGTTCGCTCGGGATTCGCTGGGACCGCCTCGGGCGCTGGGCGCTCCTCGGCGTCTTCGCGCTCGTGCTGTACCTGTACATCGGGCCTGCCCTCACCTGGATCTCCACATATAAAGAAGCCTCGCGCCAGCGTGAGGCCGTCGCCGAGCTGCGCGCCGAGAACGAGCGGCTCGAGCAGCGCAAGGCCGAGCTGAAGGAGCCGGGCGCGATCGAGCGCGAGGCGCGCCGCCTCGGCATGGTCAAGGCCGGTGAGCGGGCCTACATCGTCGAAGGGCTCAAGTAG
- the eno gene encoding phosphopyruvate hydratase, with product MSQIESVHARQILDSRGNPTVEVEVTLRSGAHGRAAVPSGASTGEFEATELRDGGDAYLGKGVTKAVGNVNGEIAETVAGLDASDQKGVDGKLIELDGTDNKSRLGANAILGVSLATARAAAAEENLPLWRYLGGDAARILPVPMMNVVNGGAHADNNVDFQEFMVIPVGATSFAQALQTGAEVFHNLKATLKKRGLNTAVGDEGGFAPDLESNEAALQALIEGIEAAGYTPGTDVAIALDPAVSEIYKNGNYELAGESRTLSASDLAAYWTDLAARYPILSIEDGMDEEDWTGWKQLTDSIGDKVQLVGDDLFVTNVKRLQKGIDTGTANSILIKVNQIGTLTETLAAIDLARSAGYTAVMSHRSGETEDTTIADLAVATGCGQIKTGAPSRSDRVAKYNQLLRIEEALGGDAEYPGRSVFRS from the coding sequence ATGAGCCAGATCGAATCCGTACACGCGCGCCAGATCCTTGACTCCCGCGGCAACCCCACCGTCGAGGTGGAGGTCACGCTGCGCTCTGGTGCCCACGGCCGTGCGGCCGTGCCCTCCGGCGCCTCGACCGGTGAGTTCGAGGCCACCGAGCTCCGCGACGGCGGCGACGCCTACCTGGGCAAGGGCGTCACGAAGGCCGTCGGCAACGTCAACGGCGAGATCGCCGAGACGGTCGCCGGCCTCGACGCGTCCGACCAGAAGGGCGTCGACGGCAAGCTGATCGAGCTGGACGGGACCGACAACAAGTCCCGCCTGGGCGCGAACGCCATCCTCGGCGTCTCGCTCGCCACCGCTCGTGCCGCCGCCGCCGAGGAGAACCTCCCGCTGTGGCGTTACCTGGGCGGCGACGCGGCCCGGATCCTGCCCGTGCCGATGATGAACGTCGTCAACGGCGGCGCGCACGCCGACAACAACGTGGACTTCCAGGAGTTCATGGTCATCCCGGTCGGCGCGACGTCCTTCGCCCAGGCGCTGCAGACCGGCGCCGAGGTCTTCCACAACCTGAAGGCGACGCTCAAGAAGCGCGGCCTGAACACCGCCGTCGGCGACGAGGGCGGCTTCGCGCCGGACCTCGAGTCCAACGAGGCGGCGCTGCAGGCGCTGATCGAGGGCATCGAGGCCGCGGGCTACACGCCCGGCACCGACGTCGCCATCGCGCTCGACCCGGCCGTCAGCGAGATCTACAAGAACGGCAACTACGAGCTGGCCGGCGAGAGCCGCACGCTGTCCGCGTCCGACCTGGCCGCCTACTGGACCGACCTCGCCGCCCGCTACCCGATCCTCTCGATCGAGGACGGCATGGACGAGGAGGACTGGACCGGCTGGAAGCAGCTGACCGACTCGATCGGCGACAAGGTCCAGCTCGTCGGCGACGACCTGTTCGTGACCAACGTCAAGCGCCTGCAGAAGGGCATCGACACGGGCACGGCCAACTCGATCCTGATCAAGGTCAACCAGATCGGCACGCTGACCGAGACGCTGGCCGCGATCGACCTCGCCCGCTCGGCCGGCTACACGGCCGTCATGTCGCACCGCTCGGGCGAGACCGAGGACACGACGATCGCCGACCTCGCCGTCGCCACCGGCTGCGGCCAGATCAAGACGGGCGCGCCCTCGCGCTCGGACCGCGTCGCCAAGTACAACCAGCTGCTGCGCATCGAGGAGGCCCTCGGCGGCGACGCCGAGTACCCGGGCCGCTCGGTCTTCCGCTCCTAA
- the mazG gene encoding nucleoside triphosphate pyrophosphohydrolase: MESAGGDAVARLDELTRKLRRECPWDREQDERSIVPHTVGEAYELAAAAHSGDDAKLVDELGDVLFQVHFLSLLLEERGSGSLAEVADHVHAKLVRRHPHIFGETEVESSGEVLKNWDQIKKGEDGREPGIFGDVPENLPGPLYALKTQRRAASTGFDFDHVPYDGVTGELEELEAAKTREEVFHEVGDVLFAAINVARKLKVDPELALRASADRFQERVEGAEEIAKRDGKAWDALDTEAQLGYYTRARTLLER; this comes from the coding sequence ATGGAATCCGCAGGTGGTGACGCGGTCGCGCGTCTGGACGAGCTGACCCGGAAGCTGCGGCGCGAGTGCCCGTGGGATCGCGAGCAGGACGAGCGCTCGATCGTGCCGCACACGGTCGGTGAGGCGTACGAGCTGGCGGCCGCGGCGCACTCCGGGGACGACGCGAAGCTGGTCGACGAGCTCGGCGACGTGCTCTTCCAGGTGCACTTCCTGTCGCTGCTGCTGGAGGAGCGGGGGTCGGGGTCGCTCGCGGAGGTCGCCGACCACGTGCACGCCAAGCTCGTGCGCCGGCACCCGCACATCTTCGGCGAGACCGAGGTGGAGTCGTCCGGCGAGGTCCTCAAGAACTGGGACCAGATCAAGAAGGGCGAGGACGGCCGTGAGCCGGGGATCTTCGGCGACGTGCCCGAGAACCTGCCCGGGCCGCTGTACGCGCTCAAGACGCAGCGCAGGGCGGCCTCCACGGGCTTCGACTTCGACCACGTGCCCTACGACGGCGTGACGGGCGAGCTGGAGGAGCTGGAGGCGGCGAAGACGCGCGAGGAGGTCTTCCACGAGGTGGGGGACGTGCTGTTCGCGGCGATCAACGTGGCCCGCAAGCTCAAGGTCGATCCGGAGCTCGCGCTGCGCGCCTCCGCCGACCGGTTCCAGGAGCGGGTGGAAGGGGCCGAGGAGATCGCCAAGCGCGACGGGAAAGCGTGGGACGCGCTGGATACCGAGGCGCAACTCGGCTACTACACGCGAGCCCGTACCCTGCTGGAGAGATGA
- a CDS encoding peptidyl-prolyl cis-trans isomerase: MATVDGEAVNKDQFNHWMAVAAKSTGQPNAAVPDPDADYKKCIAAKRKSTPAPAKGQPKVTDEQLKTQCKQEYDQLRNQVMQLLISFQWIQGEAETMDVKVTDAEVKKSFDEQKKQSFPKEEDYKKFIQTSGQTEADILQRVKLDLLSNKIRDKVVKGKDNVSDKAIQDFYNKNKARFAQPEKRDLRVVLTKGKAEADKAKAALDGGDSWTAVAKKYSIDDTSKASGGKLPAQAKGTLDKELDEAVFSAKKGELVGPVKTQYGYYVFTVTNVTAASQQTLAEAKETIKQTLQSQNQQKALDGFVKDFTARWKEKTECSEGYKTSDCKNGPKATPTPSVQGAVPEGS; encoded by the coding sequence GTGGCCACCGTCGACGGTGAAGCTGTCAACAAGGACCAGTTCAACCACTGGATGGCTGTCGCCGCGAAGTCGACGGGGCAGCCGAACGCTGCTGTTCCGGACCCGGACGCGGACTACAAGAAGTGCATCGCGGCCAAGCGCAAGTCGACGCCCGCGCCGGCCAAGGGCCAGCCGAAGGTCACCGACGAGCAGCTCAAGACGCAGTGCAAGCAGGAGTACGACCAGCTCCGCAACCAGGTCATGCAGCTGCTGATCTCGTTCCAGTGGATCCAGGGCGAGGCCGAGACCATGGACGTCAAGGTCACGGACGCCGAGGTCAAGAAGTCCTTCGACGAGCAGAAGAAGCAGTCCTTCCCGAAGGAAGAGGACTACAAGAAGTTCATCCAGACCTCGGGCCAGACCGAGGCCGACATCCTTCAGCGCGTGAAGCTCGACCTCCTGTCGAACAAGATCCGCGACAAGGTGGTCAAGGGCAAGGACAACGTCTCCGACAAGGCGATCCAGGACTTCTACAACAAGAACAAGGCCCGCTTCGCGCAGCCCGAGAAGCGTGACCTGCGCGTCGTCCTGACCAAGGGCAAGGCCGAAGCCGACAAGGCCAAGGCGGCCCTCGACGGCGGCGACTCCTGGACCGCGGTCGCCAAGAAGTACTCGATCGACGACACCTCCAAGGCCTCCGGCGGCAAGCTCCCGGCCCAGGCCAAGGGCACGCTCGACAAGGAGCTCGACGAGGCCGTCTTCTCCGCCAAGAAGGGCGAGCTCGTCGGCCCGGTCAAGACCCAGTACGGCTACTACGTCTTCACGGTCACCAACGTCACCGCCGCCTCGCAGCAGACGCTCGCCGAGGCCAAGGAGACCATCAAGCAGACCCTCCAGTCCCAGAACCAGCAGAAGGCCCTCGACGGCTTCGTCAAGGACTTCACCGCTCGCTGGAAGGAGAAGACGGAGTGCTCCGAGGGCTACAAGACCTCCGACTGCAAGAACGGCCCGAAGGCCACCCCGACCCCGTCCGTCCAGGGCGCGGTGCCCGAGGGCTCGTAA
- the mfd gene encoding transcription-repair coupling factor, translated as MLRTFLSHLEHDPAAARLASEGGSAFVSQSLRPFVVAALADQDVKRPALVVVGDDRAARDLAADLKAWLNPRPVRYYPSRGVAYESHLTPPPHLVGLRVAALDALTDTPEGSEQPVVVVSAIALSEKVPDPKLRPHGFMLRVGDLIDLEETAQQLVAAGYQRTDQVEERGQFAIRGGLLDVYPATEERAVRVDLFDIEIEALRWFSTFTQRSLGETDCVEISPAAELAPEHREMAEIAASDAPEDRPDIAELLPVEHFKALLDLLPERTQLIVAAEEDVEPTLRDHWEDVCTAFDDQDARDLYVNPKTINAALAERAGARLSSISQDQPIEIRAQAADFAARNLTEAETELEKLVRSNYTTVVAWPQKGAAERAAYNLDRVKASLNGERRGLIFTEASLRDGFVAPGLKLAAFPEHRLIHRKKASTRPTRKGRGLLRSFTDLRTGDYIVHEDHGVARFAGFDTKTVAGVTRDYLNLEFQGDDKVFMPVDQLAKISRYLGADGGAPTLSKLGGTRWDKVKARARRAAQELAGELLNLYAERKRRRGHAFPEFSEELRNIEEAFPYRETPDQRDAIDNVIADMESDRPMDRLICGDVGYGKTEVALRAAVKAASDGKQVLMLVPTTILAQQHYGTFAERLRDQPFEIEHVSRFRSTAEQRDAVKRFAEGKVDILIGTHRLLSRDVRAKELGLLIVDEEQRFGVKQKELMRQLKLKVDVISMSATPIPRTLQMSLAGLRDISVIETPPEGRRPVKTYVGEYDEQLVKQALEREVGRNGQAFFLHNRVDDIEETAERLRSLCPKMTFTVAHGQMDEKTLEERMMVFLRGEADVLVSTSIIESGIDIPQANTLIVDRADLFGLSQLYQIRGRVGRSRERAYAYLLYPSSAALTPEAADRLSALSDYTELGAGFKVAMRDLELRGAGSLLGDEQSGHVAALGFELYMQMLDEAVRAMDPDEDGEELPEPVRLDINVDAYVPADYIPYEQAKVDVHRRIAGARENSELMELRTELEDRFGEIPDPLDNLITLQQARIKLGRAGATAVSFKQGRLAVTPIELDSATARRLREILPGANYEAGRSQLSLRVPDDPSERFPAVVRAADALLSVRVPA; from the coding sequence TTGCTCCGGACCTTCCTAAGCCATCTCGAACACGACCCGGCGGCCGCGCGGCTGGCCAGCGAAGGTGGGTCGGCGTTCGTCTCTCAGTCGCTGCGCCCGTTCGTGGTGGCGGCCCTCGCCGACCAGGACGTCAAGCGGCCCGCGCTCGTCGTCGTCGGTGACGACCGCGCCGCGCGTGACCTGGCGGCCGACCTGAAGGCGTGGCTGAACCCGCGTCCGGTCCGCTACTACCCGAGCCGCGGCGTCGCCTACGAGTCGCACCTGACGCCGCCGCCGCACCTCGTCGGCCTGCGCGTGGCCGCGCTCGACGCGCTGACGGACACGCCCGAGGGCTCCGAGCAGCCGGTCGTCGTGGTCTCCGCGATCGCGCTGAGCGAGAAGGTGCCGGACCCGAAGCTGCGCCCGCACGGCTTCATGCTGCGCGTCGGCGACCTGATCGACCTCGAGGAGACCGCGCAGCAGCTCGTCGCCGCCGGCTACCAGCGCACCGACCAGGTGGAGGAGCGTGGGCAGTTCGCGATCCGTGGCGGCCTGCTCGACGTCTACCCGGCGACCGAGGAGCGCGCCGTCCGCGTCGACCTGTTCGACATCGAGATCGAGGCGCTGCGCTGGTTCTCGACCTTCACGCAGCGCTCGCTCGGCGAGACGGACTGCGTGGAGATCTCGCCGGCCGCGGAGCTCGCGCCCGAGCATCGCGAGATGGCGGAGATCGCCGCCTCGGACGCGCCGGAGGACCGGCCGGACATCGCCGAGCTGCTCCCGGTCGAGCACTTCAAGGCGCTCCTGGACCTGCTGCCCGAGCGGACGCAGCTGATCGTCGCGGCCGAGGAGGACGTCGAGCCGACGCTGCGCGACCACTGGGAGGACGTCTGCACGGCGTTCGACGACCAGGACGCGCGCGACCTGTACGTCAACCCGAAGACGATCAACGCCGCGCTGGCCGAGCGGGCCGGGGCGCGGCTGAGCAGCATCTCGCAGGACCAGCCGATCGAGATCCGCGCGCAGGCCGCCGACTTCGCCGCGCGCAACCTGACCGAGGCGGAGACCGAGCTGGAGAAGCTCGTCCGCAGCAACTACACCACCGTCGTCGCCTGGCCGCAGAAGGGCGCCGCCGAGCGCGCCGCCTACAACCTGGACCGCGTGAAGGCCTCGCTCAACGGCGAGCGGCGTGGGCTGATCTTCACCGAGGCCAGCCTGCGCGACGGCTTCGTGGCGCCCGGCCTCAAGCTCGCCGCGTTCCCCGAGCACCGGCTGATCCACCGCAAGAAGGCCTCGACCCGGCCGACGCGCAAGGGCCGCGGCCTGCTGCGCTCGTTCACCGACCTGCGCACCGGTGACTACATCGTCCACGAGGACCACGGCGTCGCGCGTTTCGCGGGGTTCGACACCAAGACCGTCGCGGGTGTCACGCGTGACTACCTGAACCTCGAGTTCCAGGGCGACGACAAGGTCTTCATGCCGGTCGACCAGCTGGCGAAGATCTCGCGCTACCTGGGCGCCGACGGTGGCGCGCCGACGCTGAGCAAGCTCGGCGGCACGCGCTGGGACAAGGTCAAGGCGCGCGCCCGCCGTGCCGCGCAGGAGCTGGCCGGTGAGCTGCTCAACCTCTACGCCGAGCGCAAGCGCCGCCGCGGCCACGCGTTCCCGGAGTTCTCCGAGGAGCTGCGCAACATCGAGGAGGCGTTCCCGTACCGGGAGACGCCCGACCAGCGCGACGCGATCGACAACGTCATCGCCGACATGGAGTCCGACCGGCCGATGGACCGCCTGATCTGCGGCGACGTCGGCTACGGCAAGACCGAGGTCGCGCTGCGCGCCGCGGTCAAGGCGGCGTCGGACGGCAAGCAGGTCCTGATGCTCGTGCCGACGACGATCCTCGCCCAGCAGCACTACGGCACGTTCGCCGAGCGCCTGCGCGACCAACCGTTCGAGATCGAGCACGTCTCGCGCTTCCGCTCGACCGCCGAGCAGCGCGACGCGGTCAAGCGCTTCGCCGAGGGCAAGGTCGACATCCTGATCGGCACGCACCGGCTGCTCTCGCGCGACGTGCGCGCGAAGGAGCTCGGGCTGCTGATCGTCGACGAGGAGCAGCGCTTCGGCGTCAAGCAGAAGGAGCTGATGCGCCAGCTCAAGCTCAAGGTCGACGTCATCTCGATGTCGGCCACGCCGATCCCGCGCACGCTGCAGATGTCGCTGGCCGGGCTGCGTGACATCTCCGTGATCGAGACGCCGCCCGAGGGTCGCCGCCCGGTCAAGACGTACGTCGGCGAGTACGACGAGCAGCTGGTCAAGCAGGCGCTCGAGCGGGAGGTCGGCCGCAACGGCCAGGCGTTCTTCCTCCACAACCGCGTCGACGACATCGAGGAGACCGCCGAGCGCCTGCGCTCGCTGTGCCCGAAGATGACGTTCACCGTCGCGCACGGGCAGATGGACGAGAAGACGCTCGAGGAGCGGATGATGGTGTTCCTGCGCGGCGAGGCGGACGTGCTCGTCTCGACGTCGATCATCGAGTCCGGCATCGACATCCCGCAGGCCAACACGCTGATCGTCGACCGCGCGGACCTGTTCGGCCTGTCGCAGCTCTACCAGATCCGCGGTCGCGTCGGCCGGTCGCGTGAGCGCGCGTACGCCTACCTGCTGTATCCGTCGTCGGCGGCGCTCACGCCCGAGGCGGCGGACCGGTTGAGCGCGCTCTCGGACTACACGGAGCTCGGCGCCGGCTTCAAGGTCGCCATGCGCGACCTCGAGCTGCGCGGCGCCGGCAGCCTGCTCGGCGACGAGCAGTCCGGCCACGTCGCGGCGCTCGGCTTCGAGCTCTACATGCAGATGCTCGACGAGGCCGTGCGCGCGATGGACCCGGACGAGGACGGTGAGGAGCTGCCCGAGCCGGTGCGCCTGGACATCAACGTCGACGCCTACGTGCCCGCGGACTACATCCCGTACGAGCAGGCCAAGGTCGACGTGCACCGCCGTATCGCGGGGGCGCGCGAGAACAGCGAGCTGATGGAGCTGCGCACGGAGCTCGAGGATCGGTTCGGTGAGATCCCTGACCCCCTCGACAACCTGATCACGCTCCAGCAGGCGCGGATCAAGCTCGGCCGGGCGGGGGCGACAGCGGTGTCCTTCAAGCAGGGGCGGCTGGCGGTCACGCCGATCGAGCTGGACTCCGCGACGGCCCGCCGGCTGCGGGAGATCCTGCCCGGCGCGAACTACGAGGCCGGCCGCTCGCAGCTGTCGCTCCGGGTCCCTGACGATCCGTCAGAGCGATTCCCCGCAGTAGTACGGGCAGCCGACGCTTTGTTGAGCGTCCGCGTACCTGCCTAA